The following proteins are encoded in a genomic region of Halalkalicoccus subterraneus:
- a CDS encoding DUF7089 family protein yields the protein MFTERALSPSLSRVRENHTPGALVLDCEGDFETLPPEALDELAVITEGISPVSHPKGWLPEGVPEIARRHAGSDLVVGMPGAGSVAWTTQTTPPICFVKARVEGVPEGFVDFLIAEALVEIGFEFPEQFVGFFGADYPDLARTTGLGPNGTYQIATALFAGWRGLHTREVFAGWEGEEPDLYEAWVDAGQRLEGRVGDLPSLIATNELDFAEATELACSAIKHDLALPAPFDALDTKAYREHGAPFAVQWAEKTFATLNGE from the coding sequence ATGTTCACGGAGCGTGCCCTCTCGCCCTCGCTTTCACGTGTGCGCGAAAACCACACTCCGGGGGCGCTCGTCCTCGACTGTGAGGGGGATTTCGAGACCCTGCCGCCCGAGGCGCTCGACGAACTGGCCGTGATCACCGAGGGGATCTCCCCCGTCAGCCACCCGAAGGGGTGGCTCCCCGAGGGCGTCCCCGAGATCGCCCGGCGACACGCCGGGTCCGACCTCGTCGTCGGGATGCCGGGTGCCGGGAGCGTCGCGTGGACGACCCAGACGACCCCGCCGATCTGTTTCGTCAAGGCCCGTGTCGAGGGTGTCCCCGAGGGGTTCGTCGATTTCTTGATCGCCGAAGCGCTCGTCGAGATCGGGTTCGAGTTCCCCGAACAGTTCGTCGGCTTCTTCGGCGCGGACTACCCCGACCTCGCGCGCACAACGGGGCTCGGTCCCAACGGGACCTATCAGATCGCGACGGCCCTCTTTGCGGGCTGGCGCGGGCTTCACACCCGCGAGGTCTTCGCGGGGTGGGAGGGAGAGGAGCCCGACCTATACGAGGCGTGGGTCGACGCCGGCCAGCGTCTCGAAGGTCGGGTGGGTGATCTCCCCTCGCTGATCGCCACGAACGAACTCGATTTCGCGGAGGCGACCGAACTGGCCTGTAGCGCGATCAAACATGACCTCGCTCTCCCCGCGCCCTTCGATGCGCTCGATACGAAGGCGTACCGCGAACACGGCGCTCCGTTCGCGGTGCAGTGGGCCGAAAAGACGTTCGCGACGCTCAACGGGGAGTAA
- a CDS encoding Zn-ribbon domain-containing protein: MPHQCTECGHTFEDGSKEMLSGCPECGGNKFQFLPDGAESDAKPETSDEPRADPSAADDREDRAQADARSSVVDADELPSSEPDAGSEPDEATSDLSELREELNDQFESIRIVDHGQYELNLMELYKREEFIIALQENGRYVIEVPESFRRGLED; the protein is encoded by the coding sequence GTGCCCCATCAGTGCACGGAATGTGGCCACACCTTCGAGGACGGCTCCAAGGAGATGCTTTCAGGCTGTCCGGAGTGCGGTGGCAACAAGTTCCAGTTCCTCCCCGACGGGGCCGAATCCGACGCCAAGCCTGAAACGTCCGACGAACCGCGAGCCGACCCGTCGGCCGCGGACGACCGTGAGGACCGCGCGCAGGCCGACGCTCGCTCCTCGGTGGTCGACGCCGACGAGCTCCCGTCGTCCGAGCCCGACGCCGGTTCCGAACCCGACGAGGCGACGTCCGATCTCTCGGAGCTCCGCGAGGAGCTGAACGACCAGTTCGAGAGCATTCGGATCGTCGATCACGGACAGTACGAACTCAACCTGATGGAGCTCTACAAGCGCGAGGAGTTCATCATCGCGCTCCAAGAGAACGGCCGGTACGTCATCGAGGTACCCGAATCGTTCCGGCGCGGTCTCGAGGACTGA
- a CDS encoding class I SAM-dependent methyltransferase has product MSVREEFDDWAAQGRDRGMEERHWHTAKHALARMPVEPGDTVFDLGTGSGYALRALRDTKGADRGYGIDGSPEMVRNARSYTDDPSIAFLLGDFDSLPLADDSVDHVFSMEAFYYASDPHHTLAELDRILRPGGTFFCAVNYYEENVHSHEWQDRISVEMTRWSRAEYREAFRRAGFHVAEQDAIPDLDIEIPDENEFPTDDWKDREEMVERYRTYGTLLTVGVVP; this is encoded by the coding sequence ATGAGCGTCCGCGAGGAGTTCGACGACTGGGCGGCCCAAGGAAGAGATCGAGGAATGGAGGAGCGCCACTGGCACACCGCCAAACACGCACTGGCGCGCATGCCCGTCGAGCCGGGCGACACCGTCTTCGATCTGGGTACCGGCTCGGGATACGCGCTCCGGGCGCTCCGGGATACGAAGGGTGCGGACCGGGGCTATGGAATCGACGGCTCGCCCGAGATGGTGCGAAACGCCCGCTCGTACACCGACGATCCCTCGATAGCGTTCCTGCTGGGTGATTTCGACTCGCTTCCCCTCGCGGACGATTCGGTGGACCACGTCTTCTCGATGGAGGCGTTTTACTACGCTAGCGATCCCCACCACACCCTCGCGGAACTCGACCGGATCCTCCGTCCCGGCGGCACGTTCTTCTGTGCGGTCAACTACTACGAGGAGAACGTCCACTCCCACGAGTGGCAGGACCGGATCTCCGTGGAGATGACCCGCTGGTCGCGCGCCGAGTACCGCGAGGCGTTTCGGAGGGCGGGCTTTCACGTCGCCGAGCAGGACGCCATCCCCGACCTCGACATCGAGATCCCCGACGAGAACGAGTTCCCGACCGACGACTGGAAGGACAGGGAAGAAATGGTCGAGCGGTACCGAACCTACGGTACGCTTCTCACCGTGGGGGTCGTCCCGTAG
- a CDS encoding stage II sporulation protein M encodes MKVTDALDGAVSTLVEKPAGVLPAYFVGYGAGTVARTVPLIGLFLAVLLLFAQGRFAALNEALAETDFDALEGATEDPTAADPDALPTEQFDQAIAGLFTPGVLAIVGLSVLIGIAVWILVGAAVHAGQTHTVYAALLGREPVESGVTGALRDTKPFVGLALLEYGLYLLVTLVYGLVVFVAGAVSLADPGIGLLVAVGAALLAPVWLVSLLLIAAVFVFAPQAVVIDRVGTIGAVKRAAGFVRRRPGAFVVYVVIAIGITAAVAGATALLSILGVSNVVSVLTLLFVTPLLHLLKTGIYVEGERVDTRPLLAGEGRAVRTRLREGWSRSMDSLEAFVVSKAGLALTGVSLVLFGVGTLGGYLAVGDVALGTGGIGDPTMVFGPFPLDTFVMIAVNNWLVALGQTFAGLALGIPTAVNLLFNGVVVGLVAGVSVDLLVVAALIVPHGILEVPALAVSGALGLHLGHVGWRRFRREIDDATLAAEIHTAFWVMVGLATVFVLASFVEAFLTPWIAGWVL; translated from the coding sequence GCGCGGACCGTCCCCCTGATCGGACTCTTTCTCGCCGTCCTCCTGTTGTTCGCACAGGGTCGGTTCGCGGCCCTCAACGAGGCGCTCGCCGAAACCGATTTCGACGCCTTGGAGGGGGCCACCGAGGACCCGACGGCCGCCGACCCCGACGCACTGCCGACCGAACAGTTTGATCAGGCGATCGCGGGCCTGTTCACGCCGGGCGTGCTCGCGATCGTCGGTCTCTCGGTTCTCATTGGAATCGCCGTCTGGATCCTCGTCGGTGCGGCCGTTCACGCCGGCCAGACCCACACCGTTTACGCCGCCCTGCTGGGAAGGGAGCCCGTCGAGTCGGGAGTGACGGGTGCGCTCCGGGACACCAAGCCCTTCGTCGGGCTCGCACTCCTCGAATACGGGCTCTACCTGCTGGTGACGCTCGTCTACGGGCTCGTCGTCTTCGTCGCGGGTGCGGTCTCCCTCGCCGATCCCGGGATCGGGCTGCTCGTCGCGGTCGGTGCCGCGCTGCTCGCGCCCGTCTGGTTGGTTTCCCTCCTCCTGATCGCCGCGGTCTTCGTCTTCGCCCCGCAGGCGGTGGTGATCGACCGGGTGGGGACGATCGGAGCGGTGAAACGTGCCGCGGGCTTCGTCCGGCGGCGACCCGGTGCGTTCGTCGTCTACGTCGTCATCGCGATCGGGATCACCGCGGCGGTCGCCGGGGCGACCGCGCTTCTCTCGATCCTCGGCGTTTCGAACGTCGTTTCGGTCCTGACACTGCTGTTCGTCACCCCCCTGCTCCACCTGCTGAAGACCGGGATCTACGTCGAGGGCGAACGAGTCGACACCCGTCCACTGCTCGCGGGGGAGGGCCGTGCTGTTCGGACCCGCCTTCGGGAGGGGTGGTCGAGGAGCATGGACTCGCTGGAGGCGTTTGTGGTATCGAAGGCGGGCCTCGCGCTGACGGGCGTGAGCCTCGTCCTGTTCGGGGTGGGAACGCTCGGGGGCTACCTCGCCGTCGGCGACGTCGCCCTCGGGACCGGCGGGATCGGGGATCCGACGATGGTCTTCGGTCCCTTCCCGCTCGACACCTTCGTGATGATCGCGGTGAACAACTGGCTGGTCGCGCTGGGTCAGACCTTTGCGGGACTCGCCCTCGGGATCCCGACCGCCGTCAATCTGCTGTTCAACGGGGTGGTCGTCGGGCTCGTCGCCGGGGTCAGTGTCGACCTCCTCGTGGTGGCCGCACTGATCGTCCCCCACGGCATCCTCGAAGTCCCCGCGCTCGCGGTCTCGGGCGCGCTGGGGCTTCACCTCGGACACGTCGGCTGGCGGCGCTTCCGAAGGGAGATCGATGACGCAACGCTCGCAGCGGAGATCCACACGGCCTTCTGGGTGATGGTCGGTCTGGCCACCGTCTTCGTCCTCGCCTCGTTCGTCGAGGCCTTTCTCACCCCCTGGATCGCGGGCTGGGTGCTGTAG
- a CDS encoding DUF7090 family protein: MDYTLAVEGAPETVPGGTGVLLLHPSTGETDRIDTDFLATDTDHFLVISTRTTAREVEQKLDYYDVDESRAVILDTLSVERGYSRRSGEKVHYVSAPHDIEGILSQARDFLESHDGKLRITVDSVTELIYYAEEDAVYDAMGELLALLEEYDAVGLFHLSKEVHDEETAQKYVELFDGTIDLDADGSVSCEF, encoded by the coding sequence ATGGACTATACGTTGGCGGTCGAAGGCGCACCGGAGACAGTTCCGGGCGGTACCGGCGTTCTCCTCCTCCATCCGAGCACCGGCGAGACCGACCGTATCGACACCGACTTCCTCGCGACCGACACCGACCACTTCCTCGTCATTTCGACACGAACCACCGCCCGCGAGGTCGAGCAGAAGCTCGACTACTACGACGTCGACGAGTCCCGGGCCGTGATCCTCGACACCCTCTCGGTCGAGCGGGGCTACTCACGGCGAAGCGGCGAGAAGGTCCACTACGTTTCTGCACCGCACGATATCGAGGGAATCCTCTCACAGGCCCGTGACTTCCTCGAGAGCCACGACGGAAAGCTCCGCATCACGGTCGATTCGGTGACGGAACTGATCTACTACGCCGAGGAGGATGCCGTCTACGACGCCATGGGCGAGCTGCTCGCGCTCCTCGAGGAGTACGACGCCGTCGGGCTCTTTCACCTCTCGAAGGAGGTCCACGACGAGGAAACCGCACAGAAATATGTCGAGCTGTTCGACGGGACGATCGATTTGGATGCGGACGGCAGCGTCAGCTGCGAGTTCTAG
- a CDS encoding adenosine deaminase → MSQATKIVVGTIAISAALSLTLVAYYAFLV, encoded by the coding sequence ATGAGCCAAGCTACGAAGATCGTCGTCGGAACGATCGCGATCTCGGCGGCCCTCTCGCTCACGCTGGTCGCCTACTACGCGTTCCTCGTCTGA